The Sulfurimonas hydrogeniphila genome includes a window with the following:
- the ruvX gene encoding Holliday junction resolvase RuvX: MKYIAIDLGLKRIGLAYSAHKEIVTPLPAIIRKNRNQASLEVKKAIKEWEADAVVIGIPLGGSSEDEMRRRIEHFMNLVAFEGEIFYQDEAGSSLEAEQMMKGKIKYIRDGRVDSLSAMIILQRFLQLKGTSKNPDIY; this comes from the coding sequence TTGAAATATATTGCAATAGATTTGGGGCTCAAACGTATCGGATTGGCATATTCAGCACATAAAGAGATCGTTACACCTCTTCCCGCCATTATAAGAAAAAACCGCAACCAGGCTTCACTGGAAGTAAAAAAAGCCATAAAAGAGTGGGAAGCTGATGCGGTTGTCATAGGCATTCCTCTGGGCGGGAGCAGTGAAGATGAGATGCGCAGACGTATTGAACATTTTATGAATCTGGTTGCTTTTGAGGGAGAAATCTTTTATCAGGATGAAGCTGGCAGCTCACTTGAAGCGGAGCAGATGATGAAAGGTAAAATAAAATATATCCGCGATGGTCGAGTGGACTCACTTTCAGCAATGATTATTTTACAAAGATTTTTACAACTTAAAGGCACCTCTAAAAACCCTGATATATATTAA
- a CDS encoding bifunctional diguanylate cyclase/phosphodiesterase, with protein MLNKTITFQNISELKKMKPFASDSKTLIQIFCANNNLQEIKEIQNYFATTYPQTTIIGTTTDGALHNTDIYIASKHVVTFTKFEKTELKAILVEHADSTQMSYICGKKLLRKILRPNTKALISFADGLHTNGEEFLKGINSINPNIVVSGGLAGDNGELKKTFVFNNKHITENGAVGVTLNSDALNVFTHYSFDWTPIGKKLTITKAVKNRVYEIDGISAVDMYAKYMGKELAQNLPKIGIEFPLIFEKDGVNIGRAVLFKHEDGSLTFAGNLDEGEKVRFGVGNVDNLLKSGEYQLDKIFDRLQFQPEAVFVYSCMARRRFMEKYIEYELEGLSTLGDISGFFTYGEFFSNQKSDLLNESITLLGLSESNKTLESVHRKSVIHKKDFAVSTEYALANLANSVSQELAELNAELEKRVQRSAEFIYKQAYFDKLTEMPNRLSLLHRIDECVGETVFLVNIDDFTTINDFYGHAVGDTVLVKMSQYLHEFTKREGMELFKLPSDEFAIISNKEQTYTVIENTIQQLISNIEQKEFLVKDQVIHVSVTVSAAYINEKKTGLANADMVLKAAKKAHKPYLIFNKSLELAKKYESNLQMANEIKRAIENDDIIPYYQPIFSIKTGKIEKYEALVRLRKADGKILSPYFFLEISEKIRLYPRITEIMIEKTFSFFAGNGLDFSINLSFSDIFSEKMRNFLFEKIKEYSIAKQLTIEILETQEYTNENIVNDFTKEVYASGASIAIDDFGSGFANFQYMTSISCDYMKIDGSLIKNIHQDQNSRLIVETIVVFAKKLGKKVIAEFVHSAEVLDVVREIGIEYAQGYYLGEPQEKLIEPL; from the coding sequence ATGTTAAATAAAACTATAACGTTTCAAAATATATCAGAATTAAAAAAAATGAAGCCTTTTGCTTCAGACTCTAAAACACTTATACAAATATTTTGTGCAAATAATAATCTACAAGAGATAAAAGAGATACAAAACTATTTTGCAACAACTTATCCCCAGACTACGATTATCGGGACAACAACAGATGGTGCCTTGCACAATACAGATATTTATATTGCATCAAAGCATGTTGTAACCTTTACGAAATTTGAAAAGACAGAGTTGAAGGCTATCCTTGTAGAGCATGCCGATTCTACACAAATGAGCTATATCTGCGGTAAAAAATTACTAAGAAAAATTCTGCGTCCCAATACAAAAGCACTCATCAGTTTTGCTGACGGACTCCACACAAACGGGGAAGAGTTCCTAAAGGGCATTAACAGTATTAATCCAAACATCGTAGTTTCAGGCGGGTTGGCCGGTGACAACGGAGAACTCAAAAAAACTTTTGTATTTAACAATAAGCATATTACTGAGAATGGAGCAGTCGGTGTTACTTTGAATTCTGATGCATTGAATGTTTTTACCCACTACAGTTTTGACTGGACACCTATAGGCAAGAAGCTTACAATTACAAAAGCAGTTAAAAACAGAGTGTATGAAATAGACGGTATAAGCGCCGTAGATATGTATGCAAAATATATGGGCAAAGAACTGGCTCAAAATCTTCCTAAAATCGGTATAGAATTTCCACTTATATTTGAAAAAGACGGGGTAAACATAGGCAGGGCAGTACTGTTTAAACACGAAGACGGTTCGTTGACCTTTGCCGGCAATCTTGACGAGGGTGAGAAAGTCCGTTTTGGTGTAGGTAATGTTGATAATCTGCTAAAAAGTGGTGAATATCAGCTGGATAAAATATTTGACAGACTTCAGTTTCAACCCGAAGCCGTATTTGTTTACTCCTGTATGGCAAGAAGACGTTTTATGGAAAAATATATAGAGTATGAATTAGAAGGACTCTCTACGCTTGGCGACATAAGCGGTTTTTTTACTTATGGAGAATTTTTTTCTAATCAGAAAAGTGATTTGCTTAATGAATCCATTACTCTGCTTGGTCTAAGCGAAAGCAATAAAACACTCGAGAGTGTTCACAGAAAAAGTGTTATACACAAAAAAGATTTCGCAGTGAGTACAGAATATGCCCTTGCAAACCTTGCAAACAGCGTATCGCAGGAGTTGGCTGAGTTAAATGCCGAACTTGAAAAAAGAGTGCAAAGAAGTGCGGAGTTTATCTACAAACAGGCATATTTTGATAAATTGACAGAGATGCCAAACAGATTGAGTCTGCTTCACAGGATAGATGAGTGTGTGGGTGAAACAGTTTTTTTGGTAAATATTGATGATTTTACTACTATAAATGATTTTTACGGGCATGCGGTAGGCGATACTGTGTTGGTAAAAATGTCGCAATATTTACACGAATTTACAAAACGTGAGGGAATGGAGTTATTTAAGTTGCCTTCGGATGAGTTTGCCATTATTTCAAATAAAGAACAAACCTATACGGTTATTGAAAATACCATTCAACAGCTTATAAGTAATATAGAACAAAAAGAGTTTTTGGTAAAAGATCAGGTTATTCATGTTTCGGTGACTGTTTCAGCAGCATATATCAATGAGAAAAAAACCGGTCTGGCTAATGCCGATATGGTGCTTAAAGCTGCGAAAAAAGCGCACAAACCCTATTTGATTTTCAATAAATCTTTAGAACTTGCAAAAAAATATGAGTCAAATCTGCAAATGGCAAATGAGATTAAAAGAGCGATAGAGAATGATGACATTATTCCGTACTATCAGCCTATTTTTAGTATAAAAACAGGAAAAATTGAAAAATATGAAGCACTTGTACGCCTGAGAAAAGCTGATGGAAAAATTCTTTCTCCCTATTTTTTTCTTGAAATCAGTGAAAAAATAAGGCTCTACCCTCGAATAACCGAAATTATGATAGAAAAAACATTTTCTTTTTTTGCCGGCAACGGTTTGGACTTTAGCATCAATCTCTCTTTCAGTGACATATTCAGCGAAAAAATGCGAAATTTTCTTTTTGAAAAAATCAAAGAGTATAGTATTGCAAAGCAGTTAACAATAGAAATTCTGGAAACACAGGAGTATACGAACGAAAATATCGTAAACGATTTTACAAAAGAAGTCTATGCATCAGGCGCATCTATTGCCATTGATGATTTTGGAAGCGGATTTGCCAATTTTCAATATATGACAAGTATTTCATGTGATTATATGAAAATAGACGGTTCGCTGATTAAAAATATTCATCAGGATCAAAATTCGCGCTTGATTGTCGAAACAATTGTGGTATTTGCAAAAAAACTTGGGAAAAAAGTCATAGCAGAGTTTGTGCACTCTGCCGAGGTGTTGGATGTTGTCAGAGAAATTGGTATAGAATATGCGCAAGGGTATTACCTTGGCGAACCACAGGAAAAGCTTATTGAGCCATTATGA
- the ilvC gene encoding ketol-acid reductoisomerase codes for MALNVYYDKDCDINIIRSKKVAMIGFGSQGHAHAENLRDSGVDVVVGLRKGGASWAKAEAKGFEVLTVAEATAKADVVMILLPDEDQARIYKEEIEPNLKAGDTIAFGHGFNIHYKSIIPAADINVTMIAPKAPGHTVRSEFVRGGGIPDLIAIENDPSGTTKELALSYASAIGGGRTAIIETTFKDETETDLFGEQAVLCGGVTSLVQAGFETLTEAGYAPEMAYFECLHELKLIVDLMFEGGIADMRYSISNTAEYGDYVSGKRVINKESKEAMKEILKEIQDGRFAKDFILEGQAGYPRMNAERANARASLIEQTGVKLREMMPWISANKIVNQDTN; via the coding sequence ATGGCATTAAATGTTTACTATGATAAAGATTGTGATATTAATATAATCAGAAGCAAAAAAGTTGCAATGATAGGATTTGGTTCTCAGGGGCACGCACACGCTGAAAACCTTAGAGACAGCGGTGTAGATGTTGTTGTCGGTCTTCGTAAAGGCGGCGCAAGCTGGGCAAAAGCCGAGGCAAAAGGATTTGAGGTCTTAACAGTTGCTGAAGCTACTGCAAAAGCAGATGTTGTTATGATTCTTCTTCCTGATGAAGATCAGGCAAGAATTTACAAAGAAGAGATTGAACCAAATTTAAAAGCGGGCGATACGATCGCTTTTGGTCATGGTTTTAACATTCACTACAAGAGTATTATTCCTGCTGCAGATATTAATGTTACTATGATTGCACCAAAGGCTCCGGGACATACCGTACGTTCTGAATTTGTACGCGGCGGTGGTATTCCGGATCTTATTGCTATTGAAAATGATCCTTCAGGAACTACAAAAGAGTTGGCACTCTCTTACGCTTCTGCAATCGGTGGCGGGCGTACTGCGATTATTGAAACAACTTTCAAAGATGAAACAGAAACTGACCTTTTTGGAGAGCAGGCTGTTCTTTGCGGCGGTGTTACTTCTTTGGTTCAAGCCGGTTTTGAAACATTGACAGAAGCCGGATATGCTCCTGAAATGGCTTACTTTGAGTGTCTTCACGAACTCAAGCTTATCGTTGACCTGATGTTTGAGGGCGGAATCGCTGATATGAGATACTCTATCTCAAACACTGCTGAGTATGGTGACTATGTTTCTGGCAAACGTGTTATCAACAAAGAATCAAAAGAGGCAATGAAAGAGATTCTCAAAGAGATTCAAGACGGCAGATTTGCAAAAGACTTTATACTTGAAGGTCAGGCCGGGTATCCTCGTATGAATGCAGAAAGAGCAAATGCCCGTGCTTCATTGATTGAACAAACCGGTGTAAAGTTACGTGAAATGATGCCTTGGATTTCAGCAAATAAAATTGTCAACCAAGATACAAACTAA
- a CDS encoding EAL domain-containing protein: MKIKEYIGSIIANEGYGVCYEPIIELKNMEIFAYEALSRFKYGNTIISPYEFFKSIHQNIELFFYVETVLKKFQLHHQPPGKKLFLNLDPDVAISDHHVAFWIDFFQNTDNVVVEIIENSDEENAQDVENFMDWMNEYEISYAYDDFAKPNSIYFTSLLCRADVIKLDIDVLKRIKQHPAYIEVMKGVVNYAKISSKKTILEGIENSNDLKIAQEMGVDYIQGYLFKEKFINIWKNDENICR; encoded by the coding sequence ATGAAGATAAAAGAATATATCGGTTCTATTATAGCGAATGAAGGGTATGGCGTCTGTTATGAGCCGATAATTGAGTTAAAAAATATGGAAATATTTGCCTATGAGGCATTAAGCCGATTTAAATACGGAAATACTATCATATCTCCTTATGAATTTTTTAAGAGTATCCATCAAAATATTGAACTCTTTTTTTATGTTGAAACTGTTTTGAAAAAATTTCAGTTGCACCATCAGCCTCCCGGCAAAAAATTATTTTTAAATCTTGACCCTGATGTCGCTATCAGTGATCATCATGTTGCTTTTTGGATCGACTTTTTCCAAAATACCGATAATGTTGTTGTGGAAATTATAGAAAATTCTGATGAAGAAAATGCTCAGGATGTTGAAAATTTTATGGACTGGATGAATGAATATGAAATATCCTATGCCTATGATGACTTTGCCAAACCAAACAGTATCTATTTTACCTCTCTGTTATGCAGAGCGGATGTTATTAAACTGGATATAGATGTTTTAAAGAGAATCAAACAGCATCCCGCATATATAGAAGTGATGAAAGGTGTTGTCAACTATGCAAAAATCTCATCCAAAAAAACGATTTTGGAAGGTATTGAAAACAGCAATGATTTAAAAATAGCACAAGAGATGGGTGTTGACTATATACAGGGTTATCTTTTTAAAGAGAAGTTTATAAATATTTGGAAAAATGATGAAAATATATGCAGATGA
- the bioD gene encoding dethiobiotin synthase produces the protein MAKRIFVTATNTDIGKTYTTKLLLESFASRGLRVGVMKPIETGVVDGFYPDGSELLTLVQKLNPEFLGLHVEDIVPVSYELPAAPFVASGGKALDKSRLHVTVQKLEKLCDVLIIEGAGGLYVPVDEKYMIIDLIAEFEAPALLVTHCSLGCINDTLLSKKALEDKNIAHVVGFNCRDQEAGFDKISRPYFDKSGFGVLKIQEDIDTISQLLYNL, from the coding sequence TTGGCAAAACGTATTTTTGTAACAGCTACCAATACCGATATAGGCAAAACATATACTACAAAACTTCTACTGGAGTCATTTGCTTCGCGAGGTTTGCGTGTAGGTGTGATGAAACCGATAGAAACAGGTGTTGTTGATGGTTTTTATCCTGATGGAAGTGAACTTTTGACATTGGTGCAAAAATTAAATCCGGAGTTTTTGGGTTTACATGTAGAAGATATAGTTCCTGTATCATATGAGCTTCCTGCCGCTCCTTTTGTCGCATCAGGCGGTAAGGCGCTTGATAAGAGCAGATTACATGTAACTGTGCAAAAGCTTGAGAAACTGTGTGATGTATTGATAATCGAAGGGGCGGGCGGATTATATGTGCCTGTGGATGAAAAGTATATGATTATTGACCTGATAGCAGAGTTTGAAGCACCCGCACTCCTGGTAACACACTGCTCTTTGGGCTGCATTAATGATACTCTGTTGAGTAAAAAAGCTTTGGAAGATAAAAATATTGCGCATGTAGTTGGATTTAACTGCCGGGATCAAGAGGCTGGTTTTGATAAAATCAGTCGGCCTTATTTTGACAAAAGCGGATTTGGTGTGTTGAAAATTCAAGAGGATATTGACACTATAAGCCAACTCCTGTATAATTTGTAA
- a CDS encoding aspartate carbamoyltransferase catalytic subunit — MQHLIRTDDFTKEEIQKLLADAKKFSDGRFERILEDKIIITLFFENSTRTKSSFEIAAKRLGAEIVHLDVAKSSTKKGETLVDTAMNLDAMGPHAIIVRHENAGVPQILSKHTKASIVNAGDGAHAHPSQALLDLYTLKEHFGSLEGKKIAIVGDIKNSRVANSNIELLTRFGMEVILVAPPHFLPKTRLRTTHYLSEIIDEVDAIMSLRTQTERHSSQSYASLKDYASDFCITEELIGDREIILLHPGPVHRNIDISDAMLEDKRCKVLEQVSNGVNIRMAILKKLIA, encoded by the coding sequence ATGCAGCATTTAATACGCACTGATGATTTTACAAAAGAAGAGATACAAAAGTTGTTGGCAGATGCAAAAAAATTCAGTGACGGCCGTTTTGAAAGAATTTTAGAAGACAAGATTATTATTACACTTTTTTTTGAAAATTCGACACGAACAAAAAGTTCGTTTGAAATAGCCGCAAAAAGACTCGGTGCTGAAATAGTGCATCTTGATGTTGCAAAAAGTTCTACAAAAAAAGGTGAAACACTTGTAGATACGGCAATGAATCTTGATGCTATGGGACCACATGCCATCATAGTCCGTCATGAAAATGCGGGTGTGCCCCAGATTCTTTCAAAGCATACCAAGGCTAGCATTGTCAATGCCGGCGACGGTGCCCATGCCCATCCTTCTCAGGCGCTTTTGGATTTGTATACACTCAAGGAGCACTTTGGCTCACTTGAAGGAAAAAAAATCGCTATTGTCGGAGATATTAAAAACTCCCGTGTTGCAAACTCAAATATAGAACTTTTAACACGTTTTGGAATGGAGGTGATTTTGGTGGCACCACCGCATTTTCTGCCAAAAACCCGTCTAAGAACAACTCATTATTTGTCAGAGATTATTGACGAGGTGGATGCTATTATGAGTCTTCGTACACAGACAGAGCGACACTCTTCGCAAAGTTACGCTTCGTTAAAAGACTATGCAAGCGATTTTTGTATAACGGAGGAACTCATTGGAGACAGAGAGATTATACTCCTGCACCCGGGACCAGTTCATCGAAATATCGATATCAGTGATGCAATGCTCGAAGATAAGCGTTGCAAGGTCTTGGAGCAGGTGAGTAACGGGGTTAATATACGAATGGCTATACTCAAAAAACTGATTGCATGA